The Pseudomonas sp. TH06 genome has a window encoding:
- a CDS encoding SfnB family sulfur acquisition oxidoreductase — protein sequence MTFSHPVAVITSDEQALIVASDLAEDFKRDSAIRDRERRLPLPELDVFSRSGLWGISVPKEYGGAGVSNVTLAKVIALIAQADGSLGQIPQNHFYALEVLRVNGSHEQKQRLYAEVLAGQRFGNALAELGTKTAHDRVTSLKRDGDGYRINGRKFYATGAIYAQRIPTSVVDENGVQQLAFVPRDSKGLSVIDDWSGFGQRTTGSGSVVFEDVYVAAEDVIAFQSAFERPTTVGPLAQILHAAIDTGIARAAYEDALHFVRSKTRPWIDSGNDKATEDPLTLKSFGHLSIRLHATEALLERAGEFLDKAQAELTAETVAAASIAVAEARAISTEISLAAGSTLFELAGSQATLIEHGLDRHWRNARVHTLHDPVRWKYHAVGNYYLNDENPPLRGTI from the coding sequence AGACTTCAAACGCGACAGCGCGATTCGCGACCGTGAACGTCGCCTGCCACTGCCGGAACTCGACGTGTTTTCCCGCTCGGGCCTGTGGGGCATCAGCGTACCCAAAGAGTACGGCGGCGCCGGCGTATCCAACGTCACCCTGGCCAAAGTCATCGCCCTGATCGCCCAGGCTGACGGCTCTCTCGGGCAGATTCCGCAGAACCATTTCTATGCCCTCGAAGTGCTGCGGGTAAACGGCAGCCACGAACAGAAACAACGCCTGTACGCAGAAGTGCTGGCCGGCCAACGCTTCGGCAACGCCCTCGCAGAGTTGGGCACCAAAACCGCCCACGACCGCGTCACCAGCCTCAAGCGTGACGGCGATGGCTACCGCATCAACGGCCGCAAGTTTTATGCGACCGGTGCGATTTATGCCCAACGCATTCCGACTTCAGTGGTCGATGAAAACGGTGTGCAGCAACTGGCCTTTGTGCCCCGCGACAGCAAAGGCCTGAGCGTGATCGACGACTGGAGCGGCTTCGGCCAGCGCACGACCGGCAGTGGTTCGGTGGTATTCGAAGACGTCTACGTTGCCGCCGAAGATGTGATTGCGTTCCAGAGCGCCTTCGAGCGTCCGACCACCGTTGGCCCACTGGCGCAGATCCTTCACGCCGCCATCGACACCGGCATCGCACGCGCCGCTTACGAAGATGCGCTGCACTTCGTGCGCAGCAAAACCCGGCCATGGATCGACTCGGGCAACGACAAAGCCACCGAAGATCCGCTGACGCTGAAGAGCTTCGGTCACTTGAGCATTCGTCTGCATGCCACCGAAGCACTGCTCGAACGCGCCGGCGAATTCCTCGATAAAGCTCAAGCCGAACTGACCGCCGAGACCGTCGCCGCCGCGTCGATTGCCGTCGCCGAAGCACGCGCGATCAGCACCGAAATTTCCCTGGCCGCCGGTAGCACGCTGTTCGAACTGGCCGGCAGCCAAGCCACCCTGATCGAACACGGCCTCGACCGTCATTGGCGCAACGCCCGCGTGCATACCCTGCACGACCCGGTGCGCTGGAAGTATCACGCGGTCGGCAACTACTACCTCAACGATGAAAACCCGCCGCTGCGGGGGACCATCTGA
- a CDS encoding LLM class flavin-dependent oxidoreductase — protein MAKKKILLNAFNMNCIGHINHGLWTHPRDTSTRYNTIEYWTELAQLLERGLFDGLFIADIVGVYDVYQNSVDVTLKESIQLPVNDPLLLVSAMAAVTKNLGFGLTANLTYEPPYLFARRMSTLDHLSRGRVGWNIVTGYLDSAAKAMGLSEQVEHDRRYDQADEYLEVLYKLWEGSWENGAVLNDREQRIYATPEKVHKVEHRGEFYQVEGYHLCEPSPQRTPVLFQAGSSDRGLLFAGRHAECVFISGQNKPSTKVQVDKVRASAVEAGRNPEDIKVFMGLNVIVGETEEAAWAKHAEYLSYASAEAGVAHFSASTGIDFSQYAIDEPIQYVKSNAIQSATKNLQNNDWTRRKLLDQHALGGRYITVVGSPEQVADELESWIAETGLDGFNLTRIVTPESYVDFIEQVIPELQRRGSYKTAYDHGSLREKLFHGEAQLPEQHTGSSFRR, from the coding sequence ATGGCGAAGAAAAAAATTCTGCTCAACGCGTTCAACATGAACTGCATCGGGCACATCAACCATGGCTTGTGGACGCATCCGCGCGACACCTCCACTCGCTACAACACTATTGAATACTGGACCGAACTGGCGCAGTTGCTGGAGCGCGGACTGTTCGACGGACTGTTCATTGCCGACATCGTCGGCGTGTACGACGTCTATCAGAACTCGGTGGACGTCACGCTGAAAGAGTCGATCCAGTTGCCGGTCAACGATCCGTTGCTGCTGGTGTCGGCCATGGCTGCGGTGACGAAAAACCTCGGTTTCGGCCTGACCGCCAACCTCACTTACGAGCCGCCCTATCTGTTCGCCCGACGCATGTCGACTCTCGATCATTTGAGCCGTGGTCGCGTCGGCTGGAACATCGTCACCGGTTATCTCGACAGCGCCGCCAAAGCGATGGGCCTCAGCGAGCAGGTTGAGCATGACCGCCGCTATGACCAGGCCGACGAATACCTCGAAGTTCTCTACAAACTCTGGGAAGGCAGCTGGGAAAACGGCGCGGTGCTCAATGACCGTGAGCAGCGCATCTATGCGACACCGGAGAAAGTGCACAAGGTCGAGCACCGTGGCGAGTTCTATCAGGTTGAGGGTTATCACCTCTGCGAACCGTCACCGCAACGCACGCCTGTGCTGTTTCAGGCCGGCAGTTCCGATCGCGGCTTGCTGTTCGCCGGGCGTCACGCCGAGTGCGTGTTCATCAGCGGTCAGAACAAACCGTCGACCAAGGTGCAAGTGGACAAGGTGCGTGCCAGCGCTGTCGAGGCCGGGCGCAATCCCGAGGACATCAAAGTGTTCATGGGCCTCAACGTGATCGTCGGCGAGACCGAAGAAGCTGCGTGGGCCAAGCACGCCGAGTACCTGAGCTATGCGAGTGCCGAGGCCGGCGTGGCGCATTTCTCGGCGTCCACCGGGATCGATTTTTCCCAGTACGCAATCGACGAACCGATCCAGTACGTGAAGAGCAACGCCATCCAGTCCGCCACCAAAAACCTGCAAAACAACGACTGGACCCGGCGCAAATTGCTCGACCAGCACGCCCTCGGTGGTCGCTACATCACCGTGGTCGGTTCACCTGAGCAAGTCGCGGATGAACTGGAGTCGTGGATCGCCGAGACCGGCCTCGACGGCTTCAACCTGACCCGCATCGTCACCCCGGAAAGCTATGTGGATTTCATTGAACAGGTGATCCCGGAGTTGCAGCGGCGTGGGTCGTACAAGACCGCGTACGACCACGGCAGCTTGCGGGAAAAACTGTTTCACGGTGAGGCGCAGTTACCCGAGCAACACACTGGATCTTCGTTCCGCCGCTAA
- a CDS encoding MetQ/NlpA family ABC transporter substrate-binding protein, producing MTQKFLSHPVKALALAFGLFSSAVFAADAPLKIGTTAAFAIPLEAAVEEASKQGLKVELVEFTDWIAPNVSLAAGDIDVNYFQHIPFLENAKAASGFDLVPFAPGIINNVGLYSKKYKSFDELPEGASVAIANDPINSGRGLQLLAKAGLITLKPGVGYKATEDDIVANPKKIKILQVEAVQLVRAYDDADLVQGYPAYIRLAKTFDAGSALLFDGLDHKEYVIQFVIQPKSKTDPRLIKFVDIYQHSPVVRAALDKAHGKLYQAGWES from the coding sequence ATGACCCAGAAATTCCTCTCCCACCCAGTCAAAGCACTGGCCCTGGCCTTCGGCCTGTTCAGCTCGGCAGTCTTCGCCGCCGACGCGCCGCTGAAAATCGGCACCACCGCCGCGTTCGCCATCCCGCTGGAAGCGGCGGTCGAAGAAGCCTCCAAACAGGGCCTGAAAGTCGAACTGGTCGAGTTCACCGACTGGATCGCGCCGAACGTCAGCCTCGCCGCCGGTGACATCGACGTGAACTACTTCCAGCACATCCCGTTCCTCGAAAACGCCAAGGCTGCATCCGGTTTTGATCTGGTGCCTTTCGCCCCGGGAATCATCAACAACGTCGGCCTCTACTCGAAGAAATACAAAAGCTTCGATGAGCTTCCAGAAGGCGCCAGCGTCGCCATCGCCAACGACCCGATCAACAGCGGCCGTGGTCTGCAACTATTGGCCAAGGCCGGTTTGATCACACTGAAACCGGGCGTTGGTTACAAGGCCACCGAAGACGACATCGTCGCCAATCCGAAGAAAATCAAAATCCTCCAGGTCGAAGCCGTGCAACTGGTGCGCGCCTACGACGACGCCGATCTGGTCCAGGGCTACCCGGCCTACATTCGTCTGGCGAAGACTTTCGATGCCGGTTCCGCACTGCTGTTTGACGGCCTCGATCACAAGGAATACGTGATCCAGTTCGTGATCCAGCCGAAGAGCAAAACCGACCCGCGCCTGATCAAGTTCGTCGACATTTACCAGCATTCGCCAGTCGTTCGCGCTGCGCTGGACAAGGCCCATGGCAAGCTGTATCAGGCCGGTTGGGAAAGCTGA